From one Streptomyces sp. Q6 genomic stretch:
- a CDS encoding chaplin, which produces MNIAKKAALAVAVAGIAAGASAGSAFAEAEAEGAATQSPGVASGNQAQLPIHIPVNATGNSVNVIGLLNPTFGNTSSNG; this is translated from the coding sequence ATGAACATCGCCAAGAAGGCCGCCCTGGCCGTCGCCGTCGCCGGTATCGCCGCGGGCGCTTCCGCCGGTTCCGCCTTCGCCGAGGCCGAGGCCGAGGGCGCGGCCACGCAGTCCCCGGGTGTCGCCTCCGGCAACCAGGCGCAGCTGCCGATCCACATCCCGGTCAACGCCACGGGCAACTCCGTCAACGTGATCGGTCTCCTGAACCCGACCTTCGGCAACACCTCGTCGAACGGCTGA
- a CDS encoding SPFH domain-containing protein — MSAVIIVLIILVVLVFIALIKTIQVIPQASAAIVERFGRYTRTLNAGLNIVVPFIDSIRNRIDLREQVVPFPPQPVITQDNLVVNIDTVIYYQVTDARAATYEVASYIQAIEQLTVTTLRNIIGGMDLERTLTSREEINAALRGVLDEATGKWGIRVNRVELKAIEPPTSIQDSMEKQMRADRDKRAAILTAEGIRQSQILTAEGEKQSAILRAEGEAKAAALRAEGEAQAIRTVFESIHAGDADQKLLAYQYLQMLPKIAEGDANKLWIVPSEIGDALKGLSGAMGNFGPMGGGQTPAAPSKERREQPPID; from the coding sequence ATGTCAGCGGTCATCATCGTCCTGATCATTCTGGTGGTGTTGGTCTTCATCGCCCTGATCAAGACCATCCAAGTCATCCCGCAGGCCAGCGCCGCCATCGTGGAGCGCTTCGGCCGCTACACGCGCACGCTGAACGCCGGCCTGAACATCGTCGTCCCGTTCATCGACTCGATCCGCAACCGCATCGACCTCCGCGAGCAGGTCGTGCCGTTCCCGCCGCAGCCGGTGATCACCCAGGACAACCTGGTCGTCAACATCGACACCGTCATCTACTACCAGGTGACCGACGCACGAGCGGCGACGTACGAAGTGGCCAGCTACATCCAGGCCATCGAGCAGCTCACCGTCACCACGCTCCGCAACATCATCGGTGGCATGGACCTGGAGCGGACCCTGACCTCCCGCGAGGAGATCAACGCGGCCCTGCGCGGCGTCCTCGACGAGGCCACCGGCAAGTGGGGCATCCGCGTCAACCGCGTCGAGCTCAAGGCGATCGAGCCGCCCACCTCCATCCAGGACTCGATGGAGAAGCAGATGCGCGCCGACCGTGACAAGCGCGCCGCGATCCTCACCGCGGAAGGCATCCGCCAGTCGCAGATCCTCACGGCCGAGGGTGAGAAGCAGTCCGCGATCCTGCGCGCCGAGGGTGAGGCCAAGGCGGCGGCGCTCCGCGCCGAAGGTGAAGCACAGGCCATCCGTACGGTCTTCGAGTCCATCCACGCCGGAGACGCGGACCAGAAGCTCCTCGCCTACCAGTACCTCCAGATGCTCCCGAAGATCGCCGAGGGCGACGCCAACAAGCTCTGGATCGTCCCCAGCGAGATCGGCGACGCCCTCAAGGGGCTGAGCGGCGCCATGGGCAACTTCGGCCCGATGGGGGGCGGCCAGACCCCGGCCGCCCCGTCGAAGGAGCGCCGGGAGCAGCCGCCCATCGACTGA
- a CDS encoding sporulation protein, which translates to MGFKRLLASLGAGGASVETELTEVNVVPGGVVQGEVRIQGGSVDQEIEGLSVGLQARVEVEGADQETKQDIEFTKVRLGGAFQLQANAVHAVPFGLEIPWETPITTIDGQPLRGMNIGVTTELEIARAVDSGDLDPISVHPLPSQQAILDAFIGLGFRFKSADMERGHIRGTRQKLPFYQEIEFFPPQQYRGLNQVELSFVADDREMDVVLEMDKKPGLFSEGSDTFRSFVVGHHDFQGTDWSAYLHQWLSEVGSKKNWF; encoded by the coding sequence ATGGGGTTCAAGCGGCTGTTGGCGAGTCTTGGTGCGGGCGGAGCGTCCGTGGAGACGGAGCTGACCGAGGTCAACGTCGTTCCGGGCGGTGTCGTCCAGGGCGAGGTGCGGATCCAGGGCGGGTCCGTGGACCAGGAGATCGAGGGGCTCTCGGTCGGGCTTCAGGCGCGGGTCGAGGTCGAGGGCGCGGACCAGGAGACCAAGCAGGACATCGAGTTCACGAAGGTGCGGCTCGGGGGTGCCTTCCAGCTCCAGGCGAACGCCGTGCACGCGGTGCCGTTCGGGCTCGAGATCCCGTGGGAGACGCCGATCACGACCATCGACGGACAGCCGTTGCGCGGGATGAACATCGGGGTGACGACCGAGCTGGAGATCGCCCGGGCCGTCGACTCCGGCGACCTCGACCCGATCAGCGTGCACCCGCTGCCGTCGCAGCAGGCCATCCTCGACGCCTTCATCGGGCTCGGCTTCCGGTTCAAGAGCGCGGACATGGAACGCGGCCACATCCGGGGTACGCGGCAGAAGCTGCCGTTCTACCAGGAGATCGAGTTCTTCCCGCCGCAGCAGTACCGGGGGCTGAACCAGGTCGAGTTGAGCTTCGTCGCCGACGACCGGGAGATGGACGTCGTCCTGGAGATGGACAAGAAGCCCGGACTGTTCAGCGAGGGCAGCGACACGTTCCGCTCGTTCGTCGTCGGGCACCACGACTTCCAGGGCACGGACTGGTCGGCGTATCTGCACCAGTGGCTGTCCGAGGTCGGCAGCAAGAAGAACTGGTTCTAG
- a CDS encoding YbhB/YbcL family Raf kinase inhibitor-like protein: MTEQLKRAPLPHDFHPQVPSFTVTSEDFEPGGVLKDAQVYAAGNTSPQLRWEGFPAETKSFAVSCFDPDAPTGSGFWHWSVFDIPVSVTELPTGAGSGKFEGLPEGAVQVRNDYGTKEFGGAAPPAGDPAHRYVFTVYAVDQEKLGPDSDTSPAAVGFNLRFHTLARAQVVAEYAAPAES, translated from the coding sequence GTGACCGAGCAGCTCAAGCGGGCTCCACTGCCGCATGACTTTCATCCGCAGGTGCCGTCGTTCACCGTCACGAGCGAGGACTTCGAGCCCGGTGGGGTGCTGAAGGACGCGCAGGTGTACGCGGCCGGGAACACGTCGCCGCAGCTGCGGTGGGAGGGCTTCCCGGCGGAGACCAAGAGCTTCGCCGTGTCGTGCTTCGACCCGGACGCCCCGACGGGCAGCGGCTTCTGGCACTGGTCCGTGTTCGACATTCCGGTGTCGGTCACGGAGCTGCCGACCGGTGCGGGCAGCGGCAAGTTCGAAGGGCTTCCCGAGGGTGCCGTGCAGGTGCGCAACGACTACGGGACGAAGGAGTTCGGCGGTGCCGCTCCGCCGGCCGGCGATCCCGCGCACCGTTACGTCTTCACCGTGTACGCGGTGGATCAGGAGAAGCTCGGCCCCGACTCGGACACGTCGCCCGCCGCGGTCGGATTCAACCTGCGGTTCCACACGCTCGCGCGCGCTCAGGTCGTCGCCGAATACGCGGCTCCTGCCGAGAGTTAG
- a CDS encoding SDR family oxidoreductase, which yields MAVAIITGASRGFGRALATALAERGWDLVLDGRSAEPLHEVAAALKGHGGTVTAVPGDVTDGGHRVALIAAAWELGGIDLLVNNAGVLGAEPLVPLGEHSLDDFRRALDVNVVAPLGLLQEALPLLRTAPAGAVINMSSDAAVEAYRTWGGYGATKAALDQLSAVLAVEEPELRVWAVDPGGMRTDMLAAAEPDEDLSEVPRPEDVVPAFLRLLDQRPVSGRYAAPSLLETR from the coding sequence ATGGCAGTAGCGATCATCACCGGGGCTTCGCGCGGGTTCGGCCGGGCCCTCGCCACGGCGCTGGCCGAGCGGGGCTGGGATCTCGTCCTCGACGGGCGGTCCGCGGAGCCCCTGCACGAGGTGGCGGCGGCGCTGAAGGGGCACGGCGGGACCGTGACGGCCGTGCCCGGGGATGTCACCGACGGCGGACACCGGGTCGCACTGATCGCGGCCGCCTGGGAGTTGGGCGGCATCGATCTTCTGGTGAACAACGCGGGCGTGCTGGGCGCGGAGCCGCTCGTGCCGCTGGGCGAGCATTCGCTCGACGACTTCCGCAGGGCGCTGGACGTCAATGTGGTGGCGCCGCTGGGTCTGCTCCAGGAGGCGCTGCCGCTGCTGCGCACCGCGCCGGCCGGAGCGGTGATCAACATGAGTTCGGACGCGGCGGTGGAGGCGTATCGCACGTGGGGCGGTTACGGAGCGACGAAGGCGGCCCTCGACCAGCTGTCGGCCGTGCTCGCGGTGGAGGAGCCGGAGCTGCGGGTGTGGGCGGTGGATCCGGGCGGGATGCGGACGGACATGCTGGCGGCGGCGGAACCGGACGAGGATCTGAGCGAGGTGCCACGCCCCGAGGACGTCGTGCCCGCTTTCCTCCGCCTTCTTGATCAGCGGCCGGTCAGCGGGCGGTACGCGGCTCCTTCCTTGCTGGAGACGCGATGA
- a CDS encoding DNA-3-methyladenine glycosylase: MIAAPDRTPLTRDFFDRPVLEVAPDLLGRTLVRHTSDGPIELRLTEVEAYDGPNDPGSHAYRGETARNRVMFGPPGHVYVYFTYGMWHCMNLVCGPPGTASAVLLRAGEITEGAELTRTRRLSARNDKELAKGPARLATALDVDRSLDGVDACAPADSPMSVLHGTPVPTDQVLQGPRTGVSGEGAVHPWRFWIANDPTVSPYRAHTPRRRRT, from the coding sequence ATGATCGCGGCCCCTGACCGTACGCCTCTCACCCGGGACTTCTTCGACCGCCCTGTCCTGGAGGTCGCCCCTGATCTCCTGGGGCGCACCCTTGTACGTCACACCTCCGACGGTCCGATCGAGCTCCGCCTGACAGAGGTGGAGGCGTACGACGGCCCGAACGACCCCGGTTCGCACGCCTACAGAGGTGAGACCGCCCGCAACCGCGTGATGTTCGGTCCGCCCGGACATGTGTACGTCTACTTCACCTACGGCATGTGGCACTGCATGAACCTGGTGTGCGGCCCGCCCGGCACCGCGAGTGCCGTCCTGCTTCGCGCGGGAGAGATTACCGAGGGGGCGGAGCTCACTCGCACCCGTCGGCTCTCGGCCCGCAATGACAAGGAACTGGCCAAAGGCCCCGCGCGCCTGGCCACGGCCCTTGACGTGGACCGCTCCCTGGACGGCGTCGACGCCTGCGCGCCGGCCGATTCCCCCATGTCGGTGCTCCACGGCACCCCCGTCCCCACTGACCAGGTACTCCAGGGCCCGCGCACCGGAGTCTCCGGTGAAGGCGCTGTCCACCCATGGCGCTTCTGGATCGCCAACGACCCGACGGTGAGCCCTTATCGGGCCCATACCCCTCGCCGTCGCCGAACTTGA
- a CDS encoding NfeD family protein: MADIDAWVWWLIGAAALGIPLVITAMPELGMLSVGAVAGAVTAGLGGGAVLQVIVFAVVSCALIAVVRPIAVRHRNQQPQLATGVEALKGKQAVVVERVDGAGGRIKLGGEIWSARALDGDATFEPGRQVDVVDIDGATAVVI; encoded by the coding sequence GTGGCAGACATCGACGCATGGGTGTGGTGGCTGATCGGGGCGGCCGCGCTCGGAATCCCGCTCGTCATCACGGCCATGCCCGAACTGGGCATGCTCTCCGTCGGCGCCGTCGCGGGCGCCGTCACCGCAGGTCTCGGCGGCGGAGCGGTCCTCCAGGTGATCGTCTTCGCCGTCGTCTCGTGCGCACTCATCGCCGTCGTACGGCCCATCGCCGTACGGCATCGCAACCAACAGCCCCAGCTGGCCACCGGAGTCGAAGCCCTCAAGGGCAAACAGGCCGTCGTCGTCGAGCGTGTCGACGGGGCCGGCGGCCGCATCAAGCTCGGCGGCGAGATCTGGTCCGCCCGAGCCCTGGACGGCGACGCCACGTTCGAACCGGGCCGCCAGGTCGACGTCGTCGACATCGACGGAGCCACCGCGGTCGTCATCTGA
- a CDS encoding response regulator transcription factor — translation MADRIKVLLVDDHQVVRRGLRTFLEVQDDIEVVGEAADGAEGVARAEELKPDVVLMDVKMPGLGGVEALRKLRELGNATKVLIVTSFTEQRTVVPALRAGAAGYVYKDIDPDALAGAIRSVHAGHILLQPEVAGALLSQEEANNGQGRGGSLTEREREVLGLIADGRSNREIARALVLSEKTVKTHVSNILMKLDLADRTQAALWAVRHGAAG, via the coding sequence GTGGCTGACCGAATCAAGGTGCTCCTTGTCGACGACCACCAGGTGGTCCGCCGGGGCCTGCGCACCTTCCTTGAGGTGCAGGACGACATCGAGGTCGTCGGCGAGGCCGCCGACGGCGCCGAAGGAGTCGCCCGCGCCGAGGAGTTGAAGCCCGACGTCGTCCTCATGGACGTCAAGATGCCGGGCCTGGGCGGAGTCGAGGCCCTGCGCAAGCTCCGCGAACTGGGCAACGCCACCAAGGTGCTGATCGTCACCAGCTTCACCGAGCAGCGCACGGTCGTCCCGGCCCTGCGCGCCGGAGCCGCCGGATACGTCTACAAGGACATCGACCCGGACGCCCTCGCCGGCGCCATCCGCTCCGTGCACGCGGGCCACATCCTGCTCCAGCCCGAGGTGGCGGGCGCCCTGCTCTCCCAGGAAGAGGCCAACAACGGCCAGGGGAGAGGCGGTTCCCTGACCGAGCGGGAGCGCGAGGTCCTCGGCCTGATCGCCGACGGCCGTTCCAACCGGGAGATCGCCCGTGCCCTGGTCCTCTCCGAGAAGACGGTGAAGACCCACGTCTCGAACATCTTGATGAAGCTCGACCTGGCGGACCGCACCCAGGCGGCGCTCTGGGCCGTACGGCACGGGGCCGCGGGCTGA
- a CDS encoding HNH endonuclease — MRDTLVLNASFEPLSTVTLNRAVVLVLQDKAVVEQSHPELRMRGAALDIPVPRVIRLCRYVRVPFRRRAPWSRRGVLVRDQHRCAYCGRRATTVDHVVPRSQGGADSWLNTVASCAEDNHRKANRTPEQAGMPLLRQPFEPTPADAMLLSLRIDGREALPDWLGQQKVAA, encoded by the coding sequence ATGCGGGACACGCTGGTGCTGAACGCAAGCTTCGAGCCGCTCTCGACGGTGACGCTGAACCGAGCCGTCGTGCTGGTGCTCCAGGACAAGGCCGTCGTCGAACAGTCCCACCCCGAGCTGCGCATGCGCGGCGCCGCACTGGACATACCGGTGCCCCGGGTGATCAGGCTGTGCAGGTACGTGCGCGTGCCGTTCCGAAGACGTGCGCCATGGTCCAGGCGGGGTGTGCTCGTACGGGATCAGCACCGGTGCGCGTACTGCGGGAGGCGGGCGACGACCGTGGACCACGTCGTGCCGCGGTCGCAGGGCGGTGCGGACTCCTGGCTGAACACGGTGGCGTCCTGCGCCGAGGACAATCACCGCAAGGCGAACCGGACACCCGAGCAGGCCGGTATGCCGCTGCTGCGGCAGCCGTTCGAGCCGACGCCGGCCGACGCGATGCTGCTGTCGCTGCGGATCGACGGGCGGGAAGCGCTGCCGGACTGGCTGGGTCAGCAGAAGGTCGCGGCGTAG
- a CDS encoding GAF domain-containing sensor histidine kinase yields MSHRPQSGIAAVSAALLAMNRHLEMRDVLKTIVASARELLDAEYAALGVPDDHGGFAQFVVDGVSDEQWKAIGPLPRQHGILAAMLREARTERLADVREDPRFEGWPAAHPDMSDFLGLPIKDGDETIGALFLANKTCPKPQGGCGFTEEDEELLQILAQHAAIALTNARLYERSRELTIAEERSRLAHELHDAVSQKLFSLRLTAQAAATLVDRDPARAKDELQHVVALAAEAADELRAAVVELRPAALDEDGLVATLRTQIQVLDRAHDARVTFDTGGIRALPAAQEEAMLRVAQEALHNALRHSGAEHVAVTLDKHGSGAVLRVSDDGSGFDPMAIRRAGRHLGLVSMRDRSSGVGGRLTVESEPGKGTTIEMEVPGG; encoded by the coding sequence ATGAGTCACCGTCCACAGAGCGGCATCGCCGCCGTGAGCGCCGCGCTGCTGGCCATGAACAGGCACCTGGAGATGCGCGACGTCCTCAAGACGATCGTCGCGTCGGCGCGTGAGCTGCTCGACGCCGAGTACGCGGCGCTCGGGGTGCCCGACGACCACGGCGGCTTCGCCCAGTTCGTCGTGGACGGTGTCAGCGACGAGCAGTGGAAGGCCATCGGCCCGCTCCCGCGCCAGCACGGCATCCTCGCCGCGATGCTCCGCGAGGCGAGGACCGAGCGCCTCGCCGACGTCCGCGAGGACCCCCGCTTCGAGGGCTGGCCCGCAGCCCACCCGGACATGTCCGACTTCCTGGGCCTGCCCATCAAGGACGGCGACGAGACGATCGGCGCCCTGTTCCTCGCCAACAAGACGTGCCCCAAGCCCCAAGGCGGTTGCGGCTTCACCGAGGAGGACGAGGAGCTGCTCCAGATCCTCGCCCAGCACGCCGCGATCGCCCTGACGAACGCCCGCCTCTACGAGCGCAGCCGCGAGCTCACCATCGCCGAGGAGCGCTCCCGCCTCGCCCACGAACTGCACGACGCCGTCAGCCAGAAGCTCTTCTCGCTGCGCCTGACCGCCCAGGCCGCGGCCACCCTCGTGGACCGCGACCCGGCCCGCGCCAAGGACGAGTTGCAGCACGTGGTCGCGCTGGCCGCGGAAGCCGCGGACGAACTGCGCGCCGCCGTCGTGGAGTTGCGCCCCGCCGCCCTCGACGAGGACGGCCTCGTGGCCACGCTGCGCACCCAGATCCAGGTCCTCGACCGCGCCCACGACGCCCGCGTCACCTTCGACACCGGCGGCATCCGCGCACTGCCCGCGGCCCAGGAGGAGGCGATGCTCCGCGTCGCCCAGGAAGCACTGCACAACGCCCTGCGCCACTCGGGAGCGGAGCACGTCGCCGTGACACTCGACAAGCACGGCTCCGGCGCGGTCCTGCGCGTCAGCGACGACGGCTCGGGCTTCGACCCGATGGCGATACGCCGCGCGGGGCGCCACCTCGGCCTGGTCTCCATGCGCGACCGGTCGAGCGGCGTCGGCGGCCGGCTCACAGTGGAATCGGAGCCCGGCAAGGGCACCACGATCGAGATGGAGGTCCCCGGTGGCTGA
- a CDS encoding chaplin, with product MKNLKKAAAVTLVAGGLVAAGAGLASATDGAHADGKAVKSPGVGSGNLIQAPIHIPVNAVGNTATVIGALNPTFGNDGFNG from the coding sequence GTGAAGAACCTGAAGAAGGCCGCGGCTGTCACCCTCGTCGCCGGTGGCCTGGTCGCCGCCGGTGCCGGTCTCGCCTCCGCCACGGACGGTGCGCACGCCGACGGCAAGGCCGTGAAGTCCCCGGGCGTCGGCTCGGGCAACCTGATCCAGGCCCCGATCCACATCCCGGTCAACGCCGTGGGCAACACCGCGACCGTCATCGGTGCCCTCAACCCGACCTTCGGGAACGACGGCTTCAACGGCTGA
- a CDS encoding ABC transporter ATP-binding protein, with protein MSDVLELEDVSVVREGRALVDQVSWSVKEGERWVILGPNGAGKTTLLNVASSYLYPSKGTATILGETLGKPGTDVFELRPRIGVAGIALAEKLPKRQTVLQTVLTAAYGMTAGWQEEYEDVDEQRARAFLDRLGMSEYLDRKFGTLSEGERKRTLIARALMTDPELLLLDEPAAGLDLGGREDLVRRLGRLARDPIAPSMIMVTHHVEEIAPGFTHVLMIRQGKVLAAGPLELELTSRNLSRCFGLPLVVEQRNDRWTATGLPLG; from the coding sequence ATGAGCGATGTACTGGAGCTGGAGGACGTATCCGTGGTCCGCGAGGGCCGGGCTCTGGTGGACCAGGTCTCCTGGTCGGTGAAGGAGGGGGAGCGCTGGGTCATCCTCGGCCCGAACGGCGCGGGCAAGACGACCCTCCTGAACGTCGCCTCGAGCTACCTCTACCCGAGCAAGGGCACCGCCACCATCCTCGGCGAGACCCTCGGCAAGCCGGGCACGGACGTCTTCGAACTGCGCCCGCGCATCGGCGTCGCCGGCATCGCGCTCGCCGAGAAGCTGCCCAAGCGCCAGACCGTCCTCCAGACCGTGCTCACCGCCGCCTACGGCATGACCGCAGGCTGGCAGGAGGAGTACGAGGACGTCGACGAGCAGCGCGCCCGCGCCTTCCTCGACCGCCTCGGCATGAGTGAGTACCTGGACCGCAAGTTCGGCACGCTCTCCGAGGGCGAGCGCAAGCGCACCCTCATCGCCCGCGCCCTGATGACCGACCCCGAGCTGCTCCTCCTCGACGAGCCCGCCGCGGGCCTCGACCTCGGCGGCCGCGAGGACCTGGTGCGCCGCCTCGGCCGCCTCGCCCGCGACCCGATCGCCCCCTCGATGATCATGGTCACGCACCACGTCGAGGAGATCGCCCCCGGCTTCACCCACGTCCTCATGATCCGTCAGGGCAAGGTCCTCGCCGCGGGCCCGCTGGAGCTGGAGCTCACCTCCCGCAACCTCTCCCGCTGCTTCGGCCTCCCGCTGGTCGTCGAGCAGCGCAACGACCGCTGGACGGCCACGGGCCTGCCCCTCGGCTGA
- a CDS encoding transglycosylase SLT domain-containing protein, producing the protein MSKHSFPGHSQLTRAHKFSMAGVAALGAAALAVTLVPGHDTQAQAETVSAAPVAFTTDAGAQQIKDVHASVTDQQATASEKAKAAAAKLKAQQEAQAKAEAQKKADAEAKAKAEADAKAAKEREAQQAASRAAARKPVYANNLDGWIKQSLDIMKAKGIPGTYNGLYSNIMRESTGNPNAMNGWDVNAQNGTPSIGLLQVIQPTFNAYHVDGTSTNIYDPVANITAAANYAADKYGSIDNVNSAY; encoded by the coding sequence ATGTCCAAGCACAGCTTCCCCGGCCATAGTCAGCTGACCCGCGCCCACAAGTTCTCGATGGCCGGTGTCGCCGCTCTCGGTGCCGCCGCTCTCGCGGTCACGCTGGTCCCGGGTCATGACACGCAGGCGCAGGCCGAGACGGTCTCCGCCGCCCCCGTCGCCTTCACGACGGACGCCGGTGCGCAGCAGATCAAGGACGTGCACGCCAGCGTCACCGACCAGCAGGCCACCGCTTCGGAGAAGGCCAAGGCCGCCGCCGCGAAGCTGAAGGCGCAGCAGGAGGCCCAGGCGAAGGCCGAGGCGCAGAAGAAGGCGGACGCCGAGGCGAAGGCCAAGGCCGAGGCCGACGCGAAGGCCGCCAAGGAGCGCGAGGCCCAGCAGGCCGCCTCCCGTGCCGCCGCCCGCAAGCCGGTCTACGCCAACAACCTCGACGGCTGGATCAAGCAGTCCCTGGACATCATGAAGGCCAAGGGCATCCCGGGTACCTACAACGGGCTCTACAGCAACATCATGCGTGAGTCCACGGGCAACCCGAACGCCATGAACGGCTGGGACGTCAACGCCCAGAACGGCACCCCGTCGATCGGCCTGCTCCAGGTCATCCAGCCGACGTTCAACGCGTACCACGTCGACGGCACCTCGACGAACATCTACGACCCGGTCGCCAACATCACGGCCGCCGCGAACTACGCGGCCGACAAGTACGGCTCGATCGACAACGTGAACAGCGCCTACTGA
- a CDS encoding S-adenosylmethionine:tRNA ribosyltransferase-isomerase — MTLALRVPEELSARVPAEQRDPGLDRSSVRLLVSRGTEVAHHRFPELPDILRAGDLLVVNTSPTLAAAVDGTTGDARVVVHFSTQGDDGRWAVEMRDPDGRGTTRPRAGVRAGSVVSLPGCVHLVWEEPVTAGSERLWWVRATGDVAAVLRRHGRPIRYVYTERDQPLSAYQTVFALSYADGAGSAEMPSAARPFTDRIVAELVSRGVQFAPITLHTGVASAESHEPPYEERFEVPEASARLINAAKAGDGRVIAVGTTAVRAVESAVGADGVVRAAGGMTGLVVTPERGVRVVDGLLTGLHEPEASHLLMLEAVAGGAAVSRTYEEALRHRYLWHEFGDVHLILPEEMPHTERC, encoded by the coding sequence ATGACGCTGGCGCTGCGTGTCCCGGAGGAGCTGTCGGCGCGGGTGCCCGCCGAGCAGCGCGATCCCGGCCTGGACAGATCGTCCGTACGACTTCTGGTGTCCCGCGGCACGGAGGTCGCCCACCACCGGTTCCCCGAGCTGCCGGACATCCTGCGGGCCGGGGACCTCCTTGTGGTGAACACGTCTCCCACGCTGGCGGCTGCCGTCGACGGGACGACCGGGGACGCGCGCGTGGTCGTGCACTTCTCCACGCAGGGCGATGACGGGCGCTGGGCCGTCGAGATGCGGGATCCGGACGGGCGGGGTACCACGCGCCCCCGTGCGGGCGTGCGCGCGGGTTCAGTGGTGTCGCTGCCCGGCTGTGTGCATCTGGTGTGGGAGGAGCCGGTGACGGCCGGGAGCGAGCGGCTGTGGTGGGTGCGGGCGACCGGGGACGTGGCCGCGGTGCTGCGCCGGCACGGGCGGCCCATCCGCTATGTGTACACGGAGCGGGACCAGCCGCTGTCCGCCTACCAGACGGTGTTCGCGCTGTCGTACGCCGACGGGGCGGGCAGCGCGGAGATGCCGAGTGCGGCGCGGCCCTTCACGGACCGGATCGTGGCGGAGCTGGTGAGCCGCGGTGTGCAGTTCGCGCCCATCACGCTGCATACAGGTGTGGCGTCCGCCGAGTCGCACGAGCCTCCTTATGAGGAGCGTTTCGAGGTGCCGGAGGCGTCGGCCCGGCTGATCAACGCGGCGAAGGCCGGGGACGGCCGGGTCATCGCGGTCGGGACCACCGCGGTGCGGGCCGTCGAGTCCGCGGTCGGCGCGGACGGGGTGGTGCGGGCGGCGGGCGGCATGACGGGGCTCGTCGTGACGCCGGAGCGGGGGGTGCGGGTCGTGGACGGCCTCCTGACAGGGCTGCACGAGCCCGAGGCGTCGCACCTGCTGATGCTGGAGGCGGTCGCCGGAGGGGCCGCGGTGAGCCGTACGTACGAGGAGGCGCTGCGGCATCGCTACCTCTGGCACGAGTTCGGGGACGTCCACCTCATCCTTCCGGAGGAGATGCCTCACACAGAGCGTTGCTAG